The following are encoded together in the Astyanax mexicanus isolate ESR-SI-001 chromosome 8, AstMex3_surface, whole genome shotgun sequence genome:
- the acadvl gene encoding very long-chain specific acyl-CoA dehydrogenase, mitochondrial produces MLLRKVSQSPALCGAVLRLPQFVPGTSRQAGVVAVQNVRLYVSQTAEAVIDKHEVGTGAATKAGKADKAAASVESQSFAVNMFKGQISTTQVFPFPSVLNEDQSTFLRELVGPVSKFFEEVNDPAKNDTLEKVEDHTLEGLKELGAFGLQVSTELGGVGLNNTQYARLVEIVGMHDLGVGITLGAHQSIGFKGILLFGNKQQKEKYLPKLASGETVAAFCLTEPASGSDAASIRTTAVPSSCGKYYTMNGSKIWISNAGLAEIFTVFAKTPVKDEKTGEVKDKITAFIVERSFGGVTHGPPEKKMGIKASNTAELYFENVRVPAENVLGEVGGGFKVAMNILNNGRFGMAAALSGTMKGVIAKAVDHAANRTQFGNKIHNYGVIQEKMARMAMLQYVTESMAYMVSGNMDSGATDFQIEAAISKIFASEAAWLVTDECIQIMGGMGFMKDAGVERVLRDLRIFRIFEGTNDILRLFVALNGFQNAGNQLKSLQKALKNPLGNAGLLAGEITKRAKRKAGLSTGLSLQGSIHPELAHSGDLTVKAIEQFGIVIEELLLKHGKKIIDEQFVLHRVADCAIDLYAMVVVLSRASRSLSQGHSSAQHEKMLCETWCIEAHDRIMRDIKFLKSGSSKQIFKNLRAISSAVVENGTVVAPHPLGM; encoded by the exons ATGCTGCTGCGGAAAGTCTCCCAGAGTCCGGCGCTGTGTGGCGCAGTCCTCCGCCTGCCCCAGTTCGTGCCCGG AACATCGCGTCAAGCAGGAGTTGTAGCTGTGCAGAATGTACGACTCTACGTTAGCCAGACAGCCGAG GCTGTTATTGACAAACATGAGGTGGGCACTGGTGCTGCTACCAAGGCTGGAAAGGCAGACAAGGCGGCTGCTAGTGTG GAGTCCCAGTCCTTTGCAGTAAACATGTTTAAGGGGCAGATCAGCACCACGCAAGTCTTCCCCTTCCCCTCAG TGTTGAATGAGGACCAGTCTACTTTTCTTAGGGAGCTGGTGGGACCGGTTTCCAAATTCTTTGAA GAGGTCAATGATCCTGCTAAGAATGATACTCTGGAGAAGGTGGAGGACCACACCTTGGAGGGGCTGAAGGAGCTGGGGGCCTTTGGTCTGCAGGTTTCTACTGAGCTGGGCGGCGTTGGTCTGAACAACACACAG TATGCCAGGCTGGTGGAGATTGTGGGAATGCATGACCTGGGTGTGGGGATCACTCTCGGTGCTCACCAGTCCATTGGCTTTAAGGGCATTCTCCTCTTTGGCAACAAACAGCAGAAAGAGAAATACCTGCCCAAGCTCGCCTCAG GTGAAACAGTAGCAGCTTTCTGTCTGACTGAGCCGGCTAGTGGCTCAGACGCAGCATCTATCAGAACCACAGCAGTGCCATCCTCCTGTGGAAAGTACTACACCATGAATGGAAGCAAAATTTGGATCAG TAACGCAGGCCTGGCTGAGATCTTCACTGTGTTTGCTAAGACTCCAGTGAAAGATGAGAAAACCGGAGAAGTGAAGGACAAGATCACAGCTTTCATTGTTGAGAGGAGCTTTGGTGGAGTCACACA CGGCCCTCCTGAGAAGAAGATGGGTATTAAGGCCTCAAACACTGCAGAACTGTATTTTGAGAATGTGCGGGTGCCAGCTGAAAATGTCCTCGGGGAGGTCGGAGGCGGATTTAAGGTGGCCATGAATATTCTCAACAACGGACGCTTTGGCATGGCTGCAGCGCTCTCAGGAACCATGAAGGGAGTCATCGCTAAAGCG GTTGATCATGCTGCCAACAGGACCCAGTTTGGCAACAAGATTCACAACTATGGAGTCATTCAGGAGAAGATGGCCAGAATGGCCATGTTGCAGTATGTTACAGAG TCCATGGCCTATATGGTGAGCGGTAATATGGACAGTGGAGCAACAGATTTCCAGATTGAGGCAGCCATCAGTAAAATCTTTGCTTCT GAAGCCGCATGGTTGGTGACGGATGAGTGCATACAGATTATGGGCGGAATGGGCTTTATGAAG GATGCCGGGGTTGAGAGAGTCCTGCGAGATCTGAGAATCTTCCGTATCTTTGAGGGCACCAACGACATCCTGCGACTCTTTGTGGCTCTTAACGGCTTCCAG AATGCAGGCAACCAGCTGAAGAGTCTACAGAAAGCTCTGAAGAATCCACTGGGCAATGCTGGCCTGCTGGCTGGGGAAATCACCAAACGGGCCAAGAG GAAGGCAGGCCTGAGCACAGGCCTCTCTTTGCAGGGATCCATTCACCCTGAGCTTGCTCATAGTGGAGACCTG ACAGTTAAAGCTATTGAACAGTTTGGAATCGTAATTGAGGAACTGCTTCTAAAGCATGGCAAGAAAATCATTG atgaACAGTTTGTGCTACACAGAGTGGCTGACTGTGCCATTGATTTGTATGCTATGGTTGTTGTTCTGTCCAG GGCCTCCAGATCTCTGAGTCAGGGTCATTCCTCAGCTCAGCATGAGAAAATGCTCTGTGAAACTTGGTGCATAGAG GCTCATGATAGAATCATGCGGGACATCAAGTTCCTGAAGTCAGGCTCCTCCAAACAGATCTTCAAGAACCTGCGCGCCATCTCCTCAGCTGTGGTGGAGAATGGAACAGTGGTGGCCCCTCATCCTCTGGGCATGTAA
- the zgc:194312 gene encoding odorant receptor 131-2, producing MSCINASNCTLDAADAAEAASYAPVRVWASAAACLILFIFNLLISWTIVREPRLRGHARFALVVHLLVSACAYFALGFAFHLQAYSGAGLSPASCAALVMALTTSACSILLTITAMALDRYVAICFPLRYGGGGCRGAWPWLLGVLTWGLGAVVPLSLYGDVYRRASENGRCDRGALKGGEVHKVLLISACTLLILYSYARILCEGRRLGVLNRRNRAGCRTIALHGAQLAVYILPNFVNFALHVLLKCGLLSSAAKERAAVIVFVFFSLAQCIAPVVYGLRKEELLEQLGQRFPRLSGRLKTLLEWTVGLVRPHARTQQRQRRLTSETLLSRETSQTSV from the exons ATGTCGTGCATAAACGCGTCCAACTGCACGCTGGACGCGGCGGACGCGGCGGAGGCGGCCTCGTACGCGCCCGTGCGCGTGTGGGCGTCGGCGGCCGCCTGCCTCATCCTTTTCATCTTCAACCTGCTCATTAGCTGGACGATCGTGCGCGAGCCGCGGTTGCGCGGTCACGCGCGCTTCGCGCTGGTGGTGCACCTGCTCGTGTCTGCGTGCGCCTACTTCGCGCTGGGCTTCGCCTTCCACCTGCAGGCGTACAGCGGCGCGGGTCTGAGCCCGGCCTCGTGCGCCGCGCTCGTCATGGCGCTCACCACGAGCGCGTGCAGCATCCTGCTCACCATCACGGCCATGGCGCTGGACCGCTATGTGGCCATCTGCTTCCCGCTGCGCTACGGCGGCGGCGGGTGCCGGGGCGCGTGGCCGTGGCTGTTGGGCGTGCTCACGTGGGGGCTGGGCGCCGTGGTCCCGCTCAGCCTGTACGGGGACGTGTACCGGAGAGCGTCGGAAAACGGGAGATGCGACCGCGGCGCGCTGAAGGGCGGCGAGGTGCACAAGGTCCTGCTGATCTCCGCGTGCACGCTGCTCATCCTCTACAGCTACGCGCGCATCTTGTGCGAGGGCCGCCGGCTGGGCGTGCTGAACCGACGCAACCGCGCGGGCTGCCGGACCATCGCGCTGCACGGCGCGCAGCTGGCCGTCTACATTCTGCCCAACTTCGTCAACTTCGCGCTGCACGTGCTGCTGAAGTGCGGCCTGCTCAGCAGCGCTGCCAAGGAGCGCGCGGCCGTCATCGTCTTCGTGTTCTTCAGCCTGGCGCAGTGTATCGCGCCCGTCGTCTACGGCCTGCGCAAagaggagctgctggagcagctgggcCAGCGCTTCCCCCGCCTCAGCGGCAGACTCAAGACCCTGCTGGAGTGGACGGTCGGGCTGGTCCGGCCTCACGCGAGGACCCAGCAGAG GCAGAGGAGATTGACATCAGAGACACTTTTATCGAGGGAGACATCACAGACGTCTGTATAA